The Anoplolepis gracilipes chromosome 14, ASM4749672v1, whole genome shotgun sequence genome includes a window with the following:
- the LOC140673149 gene encoding uncharacterized protein produces the protein MFGIIIIIKRHGSVVHAQQQRGIPYIYTQVELSNGLTCRLRLVLQFLWTEDHGVDGNDSGGGYTDGGGGRGRGGEKKEKKGKETVVSQKSDREKLVRWSVVEGTKEDFSKRTDDTRSTWQDDGRDRTYAEER, from the exons ATGTttggtattattattattatcaagagACACGGTAGTGTAGTTCATGCACAGCAACAGCGAGGCATTCCGTATATCTATACGCAAGTCG AGCTCTCTAATGGATTGACATGCAGGCTGCGACTAGTTCTGCAGTTCCTCTGGACCGAGGATCATGGTGTCGATGGGAACGATAGTGGTGGTGGTTATACTGATggtggaggaggaagaggaagaggcggtgaaaagaaggagaaaaaggGGAAAGAAACGGTTGTGAGCCAGAAGAGTGACCGGGAGAAACTCGTAAG ATGGAGCGTTGTTGAAGGGACAAAGGAGGATTTTTCGAAGCGTACTGACGATACAAGAAGCACCTGGCAAGATGATGGGAGGGATCGAACATATGCAGAGGAAAGATAG